The following are from one region of the Prevotella communis genome:
- a CDS encoding YifB family Mg chelatase-like AAA ATPase gives MLVKTFCAAVNGLEATTVTIEVNITRGTMLHMSGLADTSVRESIDRIRAAMGNIGYKFPVADITVNMAPADIRKEGSGYDLPLAIGILAANSKITSDTLGEYMLVGELGLDGRLLPIRGALPIAIKARAEKFKGLIVPRQNVREAAVVNQLEVYGMDSLLDVIQFFNGGDLYSPTIIDTRKEFFAQQEHYEFDFADVRGQESVKRALEVAAAGGHNLIMIGPPGSGKSMLAKRLPSILPPLSLSESLETTQIHSIAGKLSRDTSLISQRPFRSPHHTVSQIALVGGGNNPQPGEISLAHNGVLFLDELPEFNRSVLEVLRQPLEDRTITISRAKYNIQYPCSFMFVASMNPCPCGYYGDPTHHCVCTPGQIQRYMNKISGPLLDRIDIHCEIQAVPFAELSKMQPGEPSATIRERVISARKIQEERYKSFAGIHCNAQMTEKMLHEFAEPDAQSLDMLRMAMERLKLSARAYSRILKVARTIADLAGSEQIQSIHIAEAIGYRNLDRGDWAERGI, from the coding sequence ATGCTGGTAAAAACATTTTGTGCAGCAGTCAACGGCCTTGAGGCCACTACCGTAACCATTGAAGTCAACATCACCCGCGGCACCATGCTCCACATGTCCGGCCTGGCCGATACTTCTGTACGCGAGAGTATCGACCGCATCCGTGCTGCCATGGGTAATATTGGCTATAAGTTTCCCGTTGCCGATATCACCGTCAACATGGCGCCTGCCGATATCCGCAAGGAGGGTAGCGGTTACGACCTGCCTTTAGCCATTGGCATCCTGGCCGCCAACAGTAAGATTACCAGCGACACACTCGGTGAATACATGCTCGTGGGCGAGTTGGGCCTCGATGGCCGTCTGCTCCCCATCCGTGGCGCCCTGCCCATCGCCATCAAGGCGCGCGCAGAGAAGTTCAAAGGTCTCATCGTGCCACGCCAGAACGTGCGCGAGGCAGCCGTTGTCAACCAGTTGGAGGTCTATGGCATGGACTCCCTGCTCGACGTTATCCAGTTCTTCAACGGCGGAGACCTGTATTCCCCCACTATTATCGACACACGCAAGGAGTTTTTTGCCCAACAGGAGCATTATGAGTTCGACTTTGCCGACGTGCGCGGTCAGGAGAGCGTGAAGCGTGCCCTTGAGGTGGCTGCTGCTGGCGGTCACAACCTCATCATGATTGGTCCTCCAGGCTCAGGAAAGTCTATGTTGGCCAAACGTCTGCCCAGTATCCTGCCCCCGCTATCCCTGAGCGAGAGTCTGGAGACCACACAGATACACAGCATCGCAGGCAAGTTGAGCCGCGACACCAGCCTCATCAGCCAGCGTCCTTTCCGTTCACCCCATCACACCGTCTCCCAGATAGCTCTCGTTGGTGGCGGTAATAATCCCCAGCCAGGCGAAATAAGTCTGGCACATAATGGTGTGCTTTTCCTCGACGAGTTACCAGAGTTCAATCGCTCCGTACTGGAGGTGCTGCGCCAGCCATTGGAAGACCGCACCATCACCATCTCGCGTGCCAAGTACAACATCCAGTACCCCTGTTCGTTTATGTTTGTGGCCTCCATGAACCCCTGCCCTTGCGGCTATTATGGCGACCCCACGCACCATTGCGTCTGCACCCCTGGTCAGATTCAGCGTTACATGAACAAGATCAGCGGTCCCCTGCTCGACCGCATCGATATCCATTGTGAAATTCAGGCCGTGCCCTTTGCCGAACTCTCCAAGATGCAGCCGGGCGAACCCAGCGCCACTATCCGCGAACGTGTTATCTCGGCCCGTAAGATTCAAGAGGAGCGCTATAAGTCCTTTGCAGGCATCCATTGTAATGCGCAGATGACCGAAAAGATGCTCCACGAGTTTGCTGAGCCAGACGCCCAGAGTCTCGATATGCTGCGCATGGCCATGGAGCGCCTGAAGCTCTCGGCCCGTGCCTACAGCCGCATCCTCAAGGTGGCCCGCACCATTGCCGACCTCGCCGGCTCTGAGCAGATACAATCCATCCATATCGCTGAAGCCATCGGCTATCGTAATCTGGATAGAGGCGACTGGGCAGAGCGAGGCATCTGA
- a CDS encoding TlpA disulfide reductase family protein gives MKMITRGKRRAERGQWKAVLYAFLFPLLLCACGETGTRFHLEGKFKNINQGEFYLCDFDNGTKDTISLRDGRFTYDKDMPDTVVLTLIFPNFSELPIIATPGGNIKMEGDVSHLKETEITGTEENELLTGFRLQTKEMMPPAVKQKAEEFILKHPASPVSLYLLRRYFIMAVDADYARIAKLSETMLKAKPNSIPLIQLHKRLKATSNLKSSGKLPKFRATDTNGKTVSDSLLRKKANVIMVWASWSFDSQQMLHQLNRWKSEHHDSIGVISICMDADACEGRKALENDSIKWPDVCDGKMWDSPLVSTLGISFIPENIVIDKSGNIVGRHLSAADLKDKVDKLLRQK, from the coding sequence ATGAAGATGATAACAAGAGGAAAGAGGAGAGCTGAAAGAGGACAGTGGAAAGCCGTTCTTTACGCTTTCCTCTTTCCTCTTCTTTTATGTGCCTGCGGCGAGACGGGCACCCGTTTCCATCTGGAGGGCAAGTTCAAGAATATCAATCAGGGCGAGTTCTATCTGTGCGATTTCGATAATGGCACGAAGGATACCATCTCCCTGCGTGATGGACGTTTCACCTATGACAAGGACATGCCCGATACGGTTGTTCTGACCCTTATCTTCCCCAACTTCTCTGAACTGCCGATTATTGCCACCCCAGGCGGCAATATCAAGATGGAAGGTGACGTTTCTCACCTGAAAGAAACCGAGATAACAGGTACAGAGGAAAATGAGTTGCTCACAGGTTTCCGCCTGCAGACCAAGGAGATGATGCCCCCAGCCGTTAAGCAGAAGGCAGAAGAGTTTATTCTGAAACATCCAGCGTCGCCCGTCAGCCTCTATCTGTTGCGTCGCTATTTCATCATGGCTGTCGATGCCGACTATGCCCGCATTGCCAAACTCAGCGAGACCATGCTGAAAGCCAAGCCCAACAGCATTCCCCTGATACAGTTGCACAAGCGCCTGAAGGCCACAAGCAATCTGAAGAGTTCAGGCAAGCTGCCCAAGTTCAGGGCTACCGACACCAACGGAAAGACCGTCTCTGACAGTCTGCTCCGCAAGAAAGCCAATGTCATCATGGTATGGGCATCATGGAGTTTTGACTCCCAGCAGATGCTTCATCAGCTCAACAGATGGAAGAGCGAGCACCACGACAGCATCGGCGTCATCAGTATCTGCATGGATGCCGATGCCTGCGAAGGACGCAAGGCCCTGGAAAACGACAGCATCAAATGGCCGGATGTATGCGACGGTAAGATGTGGGACTCTCCCCTCGTCTCAACCCTTGGCATCTCGTTTATCCCAGAAAATATCGTTATTGACAAATCAGGAAACATCGTAGGTCGTCACCTGAGTGCAGCCGACCTGAAAGACAAGGTGGACAAGTTGCTCCGCCAGAAGTAA